CTATGCTTATCCCACCAGCTACCGCTATATCAAAGTCTGGATACTCTTTAACTAACGAAAATAACTCATCCATCTCCGCGCCCTTCTTTTTCTGCATATCTTTTCCATAATGAAGACCAACCAAGTCGACACCAAGGTTCGACAGCTCTTTCAGCCTGGTTTCATTTTGAACATTTAACAGGTCCACCATGACTCGCTTTCCGTATATTTCTGCCATTAGAAGAGAATCCTTAATTGTTTGATCCGCAGAAAAGGCCATAACCGTAGTGACATCTGCACCTGCCCTGAAAGCTTGTTCCGACTCGTGCTTGCCGGCATCACATGTTTTCATATCTGCAACCAAAGTCGATTCAGGATACGCGGCTTTTAATTCAGCGAGAAAAGAAACACCGTACTCTTTAATGACACCTGTCCCGACTTCAATCCAGTCCACGTATGCCTTCGTTTCTTCGATAAGATCGATGCAATTTTCTTTGGTCATTCTATCCAATGCAAGCTGTAACTTCATAAGCTCCCCTACCTCTCTATCATTTCTTTCTCCCCAAGCTGAACAAATACATCTTCCAATTCAGGCAATCCTTCATTATCCCCGTGTACACTTACCACCATGGATCCAATGGTATTAGCAAATGCTAACGTTCGGTCCAAGGACCATCCTTGAAGCAGACCATAAATGAAGCCGGCATCAAATCCATCCCCGGCGCCTACCGTATCAACCACTTTGGCTGGAGGTACGGCAGGCATAGTAGCGGATTGATTATCTTTAAACGCATAAGCACCTAAATCTCCGTGTTTTACAGCCACAGTAGTTATTCCATAAGCGGTACACGCAGCGGCAATATCACGTGGGTCCGTCACTCCAAATAACAGTTCCGCCTCTTCGACACCGGTAAGCATGATATCTACATAAGGCAGCAACTCCTTTAAGGACTCTTTTGCTTCTTCTCTGCTCCATAGCTTCAAACGGATATTCGGGTCGAAGGAAATTAATGCCCCATGATCTTTGGCATATGTAATCACCCGCTTCAACAATCTTATGTTTTTTGCCGGGTTGATCGCAGCAAATACTCCTGTTATGTGGAGCACCTTCGTATCGCGGATGAAATCCATATTGAACGTCTGTTCTGTGAGTGTCTGTGTAGGGGAATTACTCCTGTAATAGAACGTGCTGCCACTTCCATCCTCTTTGATCTCCTTGAAATTAATGGAGGTAGGATGTCCGTCCACAAGCTTCACTTCTGATACGTCAATTCCTTCCCCTCTTGCAAAATTGCGAATATACTTTCCGAATTCATCCTTTCCAAGTCGGCTGATCCAAGCAGTTTCCAGCCCAAGTCTTGCGCAGCCAATGGCGAAGTTAAACTCAGCGCCCCCTGCTTTACGCTCAAACGTATGAACATTCCTCAGCGGTCCTTTTTTCAAAGGGTCGAATGTAATCATTGCATCTCCTATCGTCGCAACATCTTTCATTTCCCATCACCATCTCCTTTCCCCTTCTTTAGAGAGTCTCGGATCATCAAAGTCGGCTGGAACCGAAGATCAGACTCCCGTATCTCTTTTTTAGTAATTTGATTGAGAAGCAGTTCCGCGGCCTTTTTCCCCATTTTAAAAGTTGGTTGAGCAACGGTGGTAATGGCCGGAGAGTAAAATCCTGCGAAGGAAACATCGTCAATTCCTATCAACGCCAATTCATCCGGTATAACCACATTCTTCCTTTTGGCATATTTCAAGATTTCGATCAAAACGAGGTCGTTACCGGCCAGGAGAGCATCCGGAGGTGTATCCAATCTCAACAGCTCTTCCAATTGGTCTGTCAGGCCCTGAGGTTCAGCGCTGACAATATAATCTTCTGAAACCGCGATGCCATGGTTACTCATCGCTTCTTTGTAACCTTCGATTCTATCTATCCTAGTAGAAATATGCTCAAGGATGGATGTCGTAATAACAGCGATCCGCTCATACCCTTCTTCTACTAGGTGGTCGACCGCAAGTTTGGATGCTTTTCGATTATCAAGCGATACGGTCGGGATGTGGACGTCGGTTATCGTGCGGTCGAGAAACACGACAGGGTACGAAGCGTCCTTCATTTGTCTATACAAGCTAAGATTGTTCCCTGTAGGGAAAATGATCAGCCCATCCACCTGCTTCGCCCGCAGCATTTCAATATAATGTCTTTCTTTGACAGGATCATCATCTGCGTTACAAATAATCGTATGGAAATCTTCCCCGTGGCAATAGTCTTCGATCGCTCTTGTGACTTCTGTAGTAAATGTGTGCAGGATATTCGCTACAATGACACCTATTGTCTTTGTGGATTTCTGCTTTAAACTCCGCGCTACGATATTAGGCTGGTAACCAAGCTCCTGAATCGAAGCTTCAATTCTTTCCTTTGTCTTTTCCCCCATGTACGTGTAGCGTTTATTCAAATATTGAGAGACCGTGCTCTTCGATACATCTGCATGCTTTGCCACATCGGCTATTGTCACTGTCATTTTATACATCGACTCTTTCTTTTAAGTTTAATAAATCGGTTTAGTAAATCGGTTTAGTGATAGTATAATGCCTTTGTAAGCGTTTTACAATCATTATTTTCAGAAATTTCTACACAGATAACCCATAAAGTTACTATTTTTGTCACGACAGCTGTATCTTCATTAGTGAATTTCTCGGGTTTTTTTAATATACTTAGATTGGACAACTTAAAGAGAGATGGTGAATTTCACATGGAGATTAAAAAAGATTTCAATTACGTCCCTTGGGTCGTGGGGCTTTCAATTGTCATTAACGCCATTGTTGTGGCACTATTATTTGTACCTGAAATAGAAGGCGATACAGGTTTTGATATTACACTGCTTCCTCTGTTAAATGCAGTTTTTAATTCCTTTACGTTCGTTTTTCTATTGGCAGCGTTGTTTATGATTATTCGAAAGAATATTAAATGGCATAAACGGTTCATTTTCGCCGCTTTCACAACAACAGCATTGTTCTTAATTTCTTACCTGACCTACCATTCGATGGCTGAGTCTACTCATTTTGGTGGGGAAGGAATAATCGTACCTATCTATTACTTCATCCTGATCACCCATATCGTTCTTGCAGCGCTGATCGTACCATTAGCACTTGTTACACTATTCCGTGGGCTTTCCATGCGCGTCGACAAACACAGAAAGATTGCCCGCTGGACGATGCCCCTCTGGCTGTATGTCAGCCTGACAGGCGTCATTGTTTACCTAATGATCTCCCCATATTATTAAACGCAAAAAAGATCCAGGAACCTGCAGGTTCCTGGATCTTTTTATGGGTAGGTTTGAGAAAAATTATATCGGGAAAGTATAAAAGTAGTTACATCTATTCTTTTCGTTATAAGGAGCATTCCATGGATATTTTGAAACATATGTTGGAAGAAGGCTATGGTTCCGCCAGGTTTTCCTCTGTCAGCGGGAAAGAATTCCACGTTGACCTCCATGACTTGATAAGCAGTAAGGAGCTCTTTGATAAGATGGAGATTATTCCACGGGCAATTGAGTATTTCCCCTTTGAAAGGGTCCCATATATCGCCCTCAATGACGGGGAACAATCCTACAAAATTAAACTTATTAAATTATAACCATATAAGAAAGCAGACCTTATTCACCGGCCTGCTTTCTTTTTATTTTCTGCTTATCCAAAACCGCTTGACTACGTTGCCGTCCTCTTCCACGAAGTCTTGGTCTTCCTTCCCCCCATTTTTCAAAATAGCTTTCCAAGACCCTGTATTCCACTGATCACATACGACAAGGACATCCGTTATCTTCATTTCCCAGGCTTTCTCCAATGAAAGGCGCAGTAATGTCGTTGCATAACCATTCCTTCTTTCCGAAGGTCGGATACCATATCCTATATGACCGCCTTCTTTTCTCAGACGATCTGTCAATTTGTGGCGTATGTTGGTAACACCGATTATTCGTTCTTGTTTATCCATCATCCAATAGGTGGTGTCCGGTACCCACCCGGGAGGAAGATAGACTCCTCGTTCATTATTTTCCAGGAATTCTATCATCTCGTCAAAAGCATACGGATCTTTCTCTATGACCCATGGTATCATCGTTTCTCCACTTTCCAGCCATTCCTTATAATAATTTATGTAAGCATCCTTCCACTTCAAGGCAGGCTTCACCAGAGTCATTTCACTCATCTTTCCCCATCTCCTTTCACCAAAACGATTTCATCCAAAATTGGTATCCCTGTAGAAGAAAAGCGGGGGATGGATGGTTTTACTAATCTCGCTTTTTCAACCGCTCCTCTAACGACGGACTTCAATCGGAAGCCTCTGCGCTGATAGAAACGGATAGCATGAATATTTTCATTTGTCGTGATTACCTTAATCCTTCGACCATCTGCTACACTCTCGACTCTATCAATCAGAAGAGAACCTATCCCTCTTCCTTCCCTCAAGCTGTCCAGAGATACGATTTCCACTTCCTCCTCACTCTCCACGTATGTGATGAGACCGATAATTTCTGCTTTTTCCCCCACATATGTGAACCCATCTAACTTCCTGCAATCGTAGATCCCGCTTGATACGATCATATATGGACTGTCCCAGTTATCCTTAAAAAAGGAATCCCACTTTCCCTTAGCTGTCTCCTGTTTTTTGTATATATTCATGAAAGTGCTCCGTACTTTCTCATCTACTCCCAATCTCCTTCAGAAACAGCGATTTATTTTTCGGGGATACTTTAATGGACTCCGCTGTTCCATAGTGAATTTCCAGGCGGTCAAAGGAAAGGGCAGGTGCCTGAAGTATATCCTTCACTTCCTCCACTCTCCTGATTTGGTCAAGCGGTACACGCTTCCGGAAAGGACCGTAGACGATTTTCAACTCCTCGTGATCGATGATATATCGTGTCCCAAAATATATCCAGCCGACGAGCGCACTTATAACAACTGCAAAGATCACCTTGGCAATGTAAGAATTCGAAAGGCAGGGAATCATAAATACCCCCCACTCCAGTCCGCCTATCGCATCAATAAGTACCACTCCCATTACCAGAACCAAGAAGACGGATAACCACTTGCTTTTCTTTGACGCGAATCGAAGGGATTGCTGATTGCTCATACCATCTCTCCTTTATGGAAATTTTATACTACTACATTCTACGACCGGACCCCTGCATACGTTTCAAGAAAAACAACCATTTACAAAAATTAAAATATTCGCTAAGATGAAGGCATCCAAGACAACTGCATAACATGGAACTTGCACTGGGGGAGCTGCATTTGCGGCTGAGAGGTTTATCCGACCCTTAGCACCCGAACTAGATAATACTAGCGTGGGGAAGTGCAGCCTGACTCTCGCGATCAGACTTCTTTTTTGGCTTTTCTTTTCGATTGTTGGACTGCATTCCCATGGAATGCAGTTTTTTTGTGTTTAAAAAAGGAGGAAATTATATGACTCAAGTATGTGGAAATTCAAAAATTGCCGGCTGCTCTTTTTCTGTCCATCCTATGTGTAATGACTTTCAGGATATGATCATGACAAGCCTTCAACAGACCGACACATCCAAAGTATGGATGAAAACGGATCATGTTACGACGACGGTTCGCGGACGTTTGGAACACGTCTTTGACGTAGCCAAAGCCGTCTTTCACCATACCGCCGTCACAGGGGTTCATGCCGCATTTCAGGGGACGTTTTCCATCGGCTGCCCGGGCGATTCTACTGGTGATGTGTACCTGGATGAAACATCTAACGTGATGAACAGGAATACAGCAGCTGTCAAACAGGCGGTGGCAGCTAAGTTTTCTCTATACCCTTTAGGTGGAGGTAAGTATATGGAAACGATTTACGAAAAGATTGAAAGGATGAGAGAACAAGGCATTTCTGTAACACCTGACCACTATTCCACCAGGCTGGAGGGGGATATCCACGACATCTTTCACGGTTTGGAAAACGTGTTTAAGGAAACAGAGGCCGGTGGATCCTCCCACACCGTGATGACTGTGAGCATTTCTGCAAACAGCCCATCTAAAAAGGAGGAGGAGGAATGAAGAACTGGAAATTAAAAGAAATCGTCGTCATGTCTGTACTTGCCGTCGTATTCGCTGTTGTTTACTTAGCTTTTCTACCTGTAGGCAAAGTTCTGTCCGGATTAATGGGTCCGATTGGATATGACTTCATATATGGAATATGGTTCATTGTCTCCATTATCGCCGCCTACATACTAAGGAAACCAGGCGCTGCATTCTTATCGGAAACCATTGCCGCCACTGTGGAAATGCTGCTCGGGAATGCGTCCGGACCGATGCTCATTTTGACAGGCGTCATTCAAGGACTTGGGGCAGAGACCGCCTTCGCCATCACCCGTTATAAGAGTTACCAACTCCTTACACTTATGCTCTCCGGTATGATGGCTGCCGTGTTCAGCTTTTTCTGGGAATATTTCCGCCTGGGGTACAGCGCCTTAAGTACGGATTACGTAGCAGCTATGTTCATCATTAGACTTCTAAGTGGAGCTCTCATCTCCGGGCTGGCAGGAAAAGCAATTGCCGATGCCCTTGCCAAAACAGGAGTGCTGTCAGGATTTGCTCTGGGTAAAGAACGTCGTAGGAAGCGGGCGGCATAATGAAAATGATTTTTGAAGTTGACCATTTATCGTTGACTTATGACCAACACCCGCAGCCGGTACTTAAGGATATAAACTTAAATGTCGCACAAGGAGACAGCGTTTTGGTACTTGGTCCAAGTGGCTCGGGAAAAAGTTCCCTGGTGCATTGCCTGACGGGACTTTATCCTGAAGAACTTGACGGCACCATGACCGGTACCGTCAAGATAGCAGGAAAAGATGCGTGCACCTATAAACCGGGAGAAGCAGCAAAAAAAGTAGGCGTCGTATTTCAGGATCCTGAAACGCAGTTTTGTATGCTTACAGTAGAGGAGGAAGTAGCTTTTGGTCTTGAGAATTTAGCCGTACCTCCTTCGCAAATGCAGGATCTTATCGAACAGGCGCTCTCCTGGGTTGGTCTGGAACAATACAAGAAAGAAAAAATCCACGTCCTTTCCGGCGGCCAGAAGCAGAAACTGGCTCTTGCCTGTACACTCGTAATGGAGCCGGATGTGCTGATATTAGATGAACCAACAGCGAATCTGGACCCGGTTTCGGCTAGAGAATTCATCGAGATCCTCTCAGAAATAAAGCGTAAGCGTAAACTGACTTTAGTAGTCATCGAACACCGGTTGGAAGGCTGGCTTTCTCTTCTTACACGCGTAATCGTCCTTGAGAAAGATGGACATATGTTTAGTGAGGGACCACTTCTGGAAAATTTGAAAACCTATGGGCCTACCTTGATGAAAGAAGGCGTCTGGCTCCCCTACTCTGCCCGCACTGCCATGGCTCTTGGATGGAAGGGAAAGCTACCGCTGAGCATAGATGAGTATGTATCGCTGCCAATTCCTTTACCAGCTCCCGAAATAAAAAAGCCGGCGACTGAGGGAACGCTATTGTCAGCAAATAACGTGGCATGGAAAGAAGTCCTTCATAATATCCATTTGGATATCCATCCTGAGGAATGGGTAGCCGTCGTTGGAGCGAACGGAAGTGGAAAAAGCAGTCTTTCCAAGCTTTTAGCGGGTATTATAAAGCCGTCCAACGGAGATGTTGCTTTCAAAGGAAGATCGATCACACGCTGGAAAGAGAAGCTTCTTCGCCGCGAAATCGGTTATGTTTTTCAAAATCCCGAACACCAATTCATAACAGATTCTGTATTTGAGGAAGTGTCCTACAGTTTGAAAGAGCGAGAAATGGATGAACAAGAGACGAAGGAAATAGTCCGGAAGACGCTTCGACTCTGTCAATTGGAAGGCTTGGAACATTCTCATCCATTCCTTTTGAGTCAAGGACAGAAACGGAGACTCAGTGTCGCCACCATGCTCGTTTTGGATGTCAATCTACTTATTTTGGACGAGCCGACATTCGGTCAGGATGCTGGTTCTACCGAAAGTCTTATGCAGATCCTGAAAGAAAAACACGACCAGGGCACCTCCATCATCATGATCACTCATGACATGGAGCTTGTCGACCGTTTTGCAACAAGGACCATCGTTATCCAGGAAGGCGGTATTCAATGGGACGGACCTACGGAAGAACTATGGGAAATAGAATCATTGGAAGATTACCATTTGGAAACACCCCCGAGGCTGAAACTGACATCCTCAAGGGACGCAAAGGAGCGGACTCATGTCTTTTCATAACGTTAACCCGACAGTGAAAGCATTGACGATCCTCGCCGTTGTCTTCGTGCTGGCTTTACGATACGATCCTGTCACCCCGGCGGTTTTCTCTGCTGCAACAATTGCCGTCACTTTTTTGTTCGGAAATGTAAATAAGAAGTTGTATGTGATCTATTTAATGATATTTTCCATCTTCGCCTTTGGGATGTTATGGACAACCATCGCATTCGCGGACGTTCCTGCAGATGCTAAGGAAACGGTTTCCTTGTTCGGATGGGTCGTCCCAAAAGAAGATTGGCTAATGGCATTATCTTTATCCTTCCGCATCATCGCATTTGCATCGCTTTCCTTATTGTTTGTCTTTACGACAAATATGGTGGAGTTTTTATTAAGCTTGATGCAGCAGCTTCGGCTGCCACCAAAACTCGCCTATGGCATTTTGGCAGGCTACCGCTTTCTTCCCATGATGAAGGACGAATTCCAACAAATCCGTGCAGCCCACCGGATCCGGGGCATCGAATACGCTTCCAGCCTGCAAGGAAGATGGATGCAATACCAACGTTATCTCATACCTCTACTAGCAGGAGCCATCCGAAAGGCAGAACGTACGGCTGTCGCAATGGAATCCAAAGGGTTTACAGGTAGTTGGAATCGTACCTTTTACAGACCCATGACTATCCGTAAGAAAGATTGGATGTTTCCGCTCCTCATGACGGCCATCCTTATGGGATCGATTCTCATATAGGTAAATGATCATTCCCACTCCTAAAGAAAATCCGAACGACCAATTCAGGTCTGTTCGGATTTTCTTTAGTGTTATATTTCCTGGTTGGGACATGCATTTGCTTACTCTTCCATGTCCTGTATCCAGTCCGTCATATCGTTTATAATGATGTCCTGCTGCTCCCATACGGTTATTTCAGCTTCCTTATCTCCTTTTTGAGGACCGTAAACACCAAACTGACCGTGATTACCACCAGGTATTTCCTTCCAAGTCGTCTGATTGGAAAGCAGCTGTTTTGTCTCTTCGACCTTATCAAGCGTCGTCAGTCCATCCCTCTCCCCGTATATCGAAAGGATGGGAAAGTCCGTTCCGGACAAATCATCTCCGGCAGGGTAGGAGGCCAGTAAAATTAACCCGTCGACCTCATTCATATTCCTGGAGGCAAAAGATGCAGCTGCGACCCCCCCAAGGGAATGACCGCCAACATACCAGTGCTTAACATTCGGATAGTCATCGATCAATTGCTCTGCTTTATCGCTGTCCAACATGGCAAGATTAAGGGTGACTTCAGGAATTCCTGTTACATATCCATCATCTGCTAAATTTTCGGCAATATAGCTGTATGCTTCCGGCTCTACTTTCGCTCCTGGATAAAGGACGATTCCTCCTTTGACGGCACCTTGCGGAATGTAAGTGATCCACCCATCTATACGGGACGGAATTTCCGTCCTTTCTTTCAATTCCGGAGATGCTTTATATGTCTGCTGTGTCCAAATCAGAAAAGCTGCTACTCCAGCTGCAGCTAAGACAAGAAGACTAATACCAATATATTTCCACCTTTTCTTCATATACCCTCCACCTTCATCTGTACCTTGGATTAATAGAATGATTCTATAAGATATAGATGGAGATTGTCCAGTTGGAAGATGGTTTGATATTAACCCCAATTGGTTATGCTTATGGATGATCCATTATTTTAAGAACCACTGAACAAGGAGCCGCATACGTTTGGTAAGAGATGCAATGAATCATAAAGGAGGTCACCATATGGCTGATATCACCCTTGGAGATCCTGCTCCAAATTTCTACCTTCCCTCTGTAGATGGAAGTAATTTTCTCTTTGAAACACAGCGGAAACACTATGAAGAATCGTGGCATCTCATTGTTTTCTTTCGCGGGTCCTGGTGCCCTGTGTGTATAGAAACCCTTAAGGAACTGGAAGTGTACCATGCAGAGCTTCATAAGAACGATATACAAGTAACTGCCATAAGCGCAGAGCCTTTGAATAAATTGAAAAGAATGAAGGAAAAAGAGAACCTGACATTCCCTGTTCTATCCGATGAATTCTTTTCCGTTCTCGACGCTTTCGGTGTCTACATTCATAAGACAGGAGCCCCCTATGAAGATCACGGCGCGCATGGCGAACCAGCATACTTTCTTTTCAATAAAGGCGGGACGCTTATGTACCAGCAGAAACAGACAGGTCCATTCGGGCGCCCTTCTCCAGAAGCAATCTTACAGACCGCTGCATTGATCCGAAGTCATATGAAGACTACGCCTCCAAAAGAAGAAAGTGGATAATTAATAAATCAACTTCAGAAGCTTTCTGAACACGGAATGAATTAAGCATGTGAATGGTCCAAAAAGAATGCCCATTTTCTGTGCTATTGGTAGGAAGGAAGAGTATCTGGAAAGGACCTCCAATCCATCTGCATCTCTTCCTCACTCAGCAGACATCCATCCAGTTCCTTTTGAATGGTTTCCTTGTCCATATTTGCACCAATGAATACCAGCTCCGTCAATCGATCCCCATGCATAGTATCCCACTCATCATAGAGAGCCGGATCTTCTTCCAACAAAGCAGACTGCTCCTCTGCGGGGTAGGACGCTATCCAGGAACCTGCCTTCTGGATGGATAAAGACGGGCCGGCCTGGGAAAGCAGACCAATGGCTTCATTCCTGGAAGCAAGCCAGAAAAAACCTTTAGAACGGATGACTGTATCCGGCCATTTCTCGAGCCATTGATGGAACCTTTCCGGATGGAAGGGTCTTTTCCTTTTATAAAGAAACGATGCGATTCCGTATTCCTCCGTTTCCGGCACGTGTACTTCATTCAATTCTTTGATCCAGCCTGCAGACTGACTGGCCTGCTCCCAATCAAATGAATAAGTACCCCACACTTCTTTTACATCCAGTTTCCCAAAGGATGTTTCGACAATTTTGGCATCCGGGTTCAATCGACGCAACACGGCAGAAAGATACTCCCTGTCTTCATCCCTAACAAGATCCACTTTATTGACGACGATTACGTTGGCAAACTCGACTTGGTCTATTAGTAAATCGATTACTTCCCGCTCATCCTCCTGACCTGACCCTTCCCCTTTGTCTATCAGTGACTCGCCAGATTGATAATCATGCCAGAAGCGATAGGCATCAACAACTGTGACCATCGTATCCAGTCTGCAGATAGAATTCAAATCAATTCCAGTTTCCTCATCTTTATAAGTGAATGTCTGTGCGACGGGGATAGGTTCGGAAATTCCTGTCGATTCAATGATAATATAATCGATATCCAATTTAGTTAATTTTTCCACTTCTATAATAAGATCTTCTCTTAATGTGCAGCAGATGCACCCATTTTGAAGTTCCACCAATTTTTCCTGCGTGCGCTTAAACGCCCCGTGTTTAATCAAAGAAGCATCTATATTCACTTCACTCATATCATTCACGATAACGGCTGCTTTGACCCCTTCTTTATTATGCAGAATATGGTTTAAAACTGTAGTTTTACCCGAACCTAAGAAACCGCTTAATACCGTAACAGGTACTCTCATTCATCCTTTTCCTTTCTTATAAAGCAGAGATGCGCTCTGCCACTTTTCTTGCACCTGCAATATTCCTTGCAGCTGGACCAATTTCAAGCTCAGCTAACGGACCTGTGACAAAAAGGCCCGATGCCCACGCCAGATTTTTATCGGGTATTGGAAACCCACACGGGGCACAAGGCAGGTCGGCTTGGCATATGGTCTCTTTTAACCAGAGAGGAAGCTTCTGCTCTGATCCAGTAGCAAAAATGCATTCGTTCACTTCGATCGTACAACAGTCCAAGGACAGCTGGATTTCCATCCCTTTATCCTCTACTTTCTCTATTTCACCTGTGTGAACAGTCAGCATCTTCTTTTTTTCCAACCTGTTAGCCTTTATGTGAAGATCCCTTGTTATCGACCCTTTATTACGGGCATGACGGATCATATCTCTTCGCTTTATATAGCAGGTGCTTTCATTAAATTTATTTAAATATTTTGGACCTAACCATCCGGGATCACTGTCAAAGTCCTTGATTCTGAACGGGTGACGTTTGATAAGATGGACCGGCTTCTCTGAAGTCTCAGCAAGCGATGCCGCCAAATGAACGGCTGACATTCCACCACCAATCACCGCCACTTCCCCTTCCTTTTGAAACGTATCGTGGGAAAAGACGTGGACAGGCTTTCTTTTCAACCCCTCCGCCCAGGCAGGTATAGATGGATACTCCGTCGCACCAACAGCAAGAACGACATTTTCAGCTATCATCTCTTCCCCGTCGTCAAGCTGGATCTTCCAAACATCGTTCAGCTTCCAGAGACCTCTTACTTTCCCTTTTTCCCAACACGACTTAAGATCAACAGCATGAAACATATCTTCACAGTGATTATTAAACATTTCAAGCATCGGGCGGTCATATCGACCGACAAACCCTTTCGTATATTCCTTCTGCTTCTTGTATTTTCTCAAGCTGTAAGGGTCGGGATGAAGATGATGAACGGAAGAGGACCGAAGATATTTCATCCCCACTTTAGAAGTTAATGTTTTCCATTTTTCCATTGGATGATCATGCGGGTCGATAATTACTACATCTTCCTTTCGCGTTTTCTCCTGAAGTAAAAGCCTTGTGGCAACGCTGCAACCGTGTACCCCTCCCCCAATAATCACCCACTCAAACATCATTTTCACCTCTTATTCCTCTGTTTTGAGATTACCAGCTTGATTTCTTCACGCCGGGAATCTGGCCTTTATGGGCATAATCTCTAAACGTGATACGTGACATTTTGAATTTTCGCATATATCCGCGGGGCCTTCCTGTGACTGCACACCTTCCAGTCAACCTTGTAGGAGAAGAATCCCTCGGCAGTTTACGAAGGGCCTCATAGTCACCCCTTTCCTTTAGTTCTCTTCTCAAGCTCGCATACTTCGCGACTAATTCCTGACGTTTTCTTTCCTTGGCAATCTTCGATTTTTTAGCCATCCTGTATCTCTCCCTAAAAAGTAATTATTACGATTTAAAAAACGTTAAAAAAAACACCCTCGAGGATGTTTTTTAGTAACGATTACGATTTACATGATATCGTATCGTTCCAATCTTGTAAAGTTTCTTTCCTCTCATGAAGAATACCGTCCTTTCCAACACTACGAAGACAGATCGTATTCCTCACTTAATAGCGAGTGAATGAAAGCGTCGTGACTTTGATCTTCACGGACTAAATAGTTCCGCAGCGTCCCTTCTTTCTTAAATCCGAACTTCTCCAACATACGGTTGGAAGGAATATTATCAGGAAAAGTGACAGCCCCGAGCCTACGTATCTTCAGCTCAAGAAAGGAAAAACGGATAATCTCTTTTACTGCTTCAGATCCCAATCCGAGACGCCAAAAGTCAGGATGAATCTCATAACCGATCTCCGCCCTCATGGCTCTTGGATTCCAATTGTTGAGACCAACTGTACCTATAAATCTTGACTCGTTCTTCACTGTAAGGCCCCAGCGGATTCCCCGCTTTTCCTTCCAAGTGGATTGGAAAGACCGGATGATTTCTCTCGCCTGCTCCGGAGTTTTCAATGCATCCATCCCATAATATTTGGTCACTTCTTCTCTGGACATGATGTCTAAATATGCAGCAGAATGCTTTCTTGATACATTAGTAAGTGACAATCTTTCTGTCTCCAAAATGGGAAAT
This sequence is a window from Bacillus sp. SB49. Protein-coding genes within it:
- a CDS encoding GNAT family N-acetyltransferase, with amino-acid sequence MSEMTLVKPALKWKDAYINYYKEWLESGETMIPWVIEKDPYAFDEMIEFLENNERGVYLPPGWVPDTTYWMMDKQERIIGVTNIRHKLTDRLRKEGGHIGYGIRPSERRNGYATTLLRLSLEKAWEMKITDVLVVCDQWNTGSWKAILKNGGKEDQDFVEEDGNVVKRFWISRK
- a CDS encoding GNAT family N-acetyltransferase codes for the protein MNIYKKQETAKGKWDSFFKDNWDSPYMIVSSGIYDCRKLDGFTYVGEKAEIIGLITYVESEEEVEIVSLDSLREGRGIGSLLIDRVESVADGRRIKVITTNENIHAIRFYQRRGFRLKSVVRGAVEKARLVKPSIPRFSSTGIPILDEIVLVKGDGER
- a CDS encoding LacI family DNA-binding transcriptional regulator — protein: MTVTIADVAKHADVSKSTVSQYLNKRYTYMGEKTKERIEASIQELGYQPNIVARSLKQKSTKTIGVIVANILHTFTTEVTRAIEDYCHGEDFHTIICNADDDPVKERHYIEMLRAKQVDGLIIFPTGNNLSLYRQMKDASYPVVFLDRTITDVHIPTVSLDNRKASKLAVDHLVEEGYERIAVITTSILEHISTRIDRIEGYKEAMSNHGIAVSEDYIVSAEPQGLTDQLEELLRLDTPPDALLAGNDLVLIEILKYAKRKNVVIPDELALIGIDDVSFAGFYSPAITTVAQPTFKMGKKAAELLLNQITKKEIRESDLRFQPTLMIRDSLKKGKGDGDGK
- a CDS encoding YkoF family thiamine/hydroxymethylpyrimidine-binding protein, translated to MTQVCGNSKIAGCSFSVHPMCNDFQDMIMTSLQQTDTSKVWMKTDHVTTTVRGRLEHVFDVAKAVFHHTAVTGVHAAFQGTFSIGCPGDSTGDVYLDETSNVMNRNTAAVKQAVAAKFSLYPLGGGKYMETIYEKIERMREQGISVTPDHYSTRLEGDIHDIFHGLENVFKETEAGGSSHTVMTVSISANSPSKKEEEE
- a CDS encoding DUF420 domain-containing protein, which codes for MEIKKDFNYVPWVVGLSIVINAIVVALLFVPEIEGDTGFDITLLPLLNAVFNSFTFVFLLAALFMIIRKNIKWHKRFIFAAFTTTALFLISYLTYHSMAESTHFGGEGIIVPIYYFILITHIVLAALIVPLALVTLFRGLSMRVDKHRKIARWTMPLWLYVSLTGVIVYLMISPYY
- the hxlA gene encoding 3-hexulose-6-phosphate synthase, whose amino-acid sequence is MKLQLALDRMTKENCIDLIEETKAYVDWIEVGTGVIKEYGVSFLAELKAAYPESTLVADMKTCDAGKHESEQAFRAGADVTTVMAFSADQTIKDSLLMAEIYGKRVMVDLLNVQNETRLKELSNLGVDLVGLHYGKDMQKKKGAEMDELFSLVKEYPDFDIAVAGGISIDKIKTLSEYEPQIVIVGSALTKAENPKAEAEAIKGAMKVEGNYC
- a CDS encoding sugar kinase; protein product: MKDVATIGDAMITFDPLKKGPLRNVHTFERKAGGAEFNFAIGCARLGLETAWISRLGKDEFGKYIRNFARGEGIDVSEVKLVDGHPTSINFKEIKEDGSGSTFYYRSNSPTQTLTEQTFNMDFIRDTKVLHITGVFAAINPAKNIRLLKRVITYAKDHGALISFDPNIRLKLWSREEAKESLKELLPYVDIMLTGVEEAELLFGVTDPRDIAAACTAYGITTVAVKHGDLGAYAFKDNQSATMPAVPPAKVVDTVGAGDGFDAGFIYGLLQGWSLDRTLAFANTIGSMVVSVHGDNEGLPELEDVFVQLGEKEMIER
- a CDS encoding PH domain-containing protein; protein product: MSNQQSLRFASKKSKWLSVFLVLVMGVVLIDAIGGLEWGVFMIPCLSNSYIAKVIFAVVISALVGWIYFGTRYIIDHEELKIVYGPFRKRVPLDQIRRVEEVKDILQAPALSFDRLEIHYGTAESIKVSPKNKSLFLKEIGSR